The nucleotide sequence CTCAAAGGCCGTGCCGGGTTGCTGTTTGAAGGAAACGACAAGATAATTGAGCTAAAACCCGGTGATTACATAAATATCCCGGCCCGACTTAAACACAGGGTCCAATGGACTGATCCGGACGTTGAGACCGTATGGCTGGCGGTTATCTATATTTAAAACACTCAATTTAGAAAATACGTTGCCTGGAAGGAGGCTGTAGGATGAAAAAGAAGATCGCAATCATAGGAATCCTGGCGTTTGTTGTTTTGTTTGCAGTTTCATGTGCGAAAACAGAGGAGCAAAAAATTCAAGATGAAATTAAAGCGATCAGTAAAAAAACGCAAGCCGATATCGAAAGGCTGGAAAAGGAACTGCTGAATAAGATAAGCAATGCCGGCGAAACCGGCAAAGCGGAAATGCAAAAGATAAAGGATGACACCAAACAGAAGCTGAAAAACATGGGGGAAACGTTTAGGGCGGAAATCGCAAAAATAAATTCAAGTCTAAAAAAAGAAATTGAAGACCTTAACGCCGATGCCGCAGCGAAAATCAAAGCGCTGACAGAATCCGGCAAACAAAAGATTACAGGTACAGACGAAACAGTTAGGGAAAAAATAAAAAAGATGGAAGCAACCGCTGAAAATGCTGCCAGGAAGATTGAAATTTCAGCCAAAACAAAAATAAAACAGCTAACAGGAACCGCTGAAAAATGGATCAACGAAATAGAGAAAGCGACCCAATAACATAAAATCTGAAGACGCTAATTGATAAGGTGCCCCAGAATTAACTATCCCGATTATTTCACGAAAATTTTTCAGCAAACTTATTTTATATAATAAAACTAAGCCACCACTTCCAGACGGCTCACGCCTCCGGGCATCTTGGTGATGCGGATTTTAGTGGGAATTTCATCCTCAAGCTTTTTGACATGGGATATAACCCCCACCATTTTGCCGTTGTTTTTCAAGTCTTTCAGTGCGGATAAAACATTGTATAAGGTTTCATCATCCAGGCATCCAAAGCCTTCGTCGATAAAAAGGGACTCTATTTTGCGGCCATTGCCGGTCATATCGGAAAGTCCCAGCGCCATGGAAAGGCTGACCAGAAAGCTCTCGCCGCCGGACAGCGTGTTAACGGGTCTGTGGGCTCTGTGCTGCAAAACATCCTCGACTTCCAACGCCAGCCCCTGTGTTTCGCGGCGTCTTAAATAATAACGGCCGCTGAGTTCTCCTAAATGTTTATTGCTGTTTTCGAGCAGGCGCTCCAGCAACAGTTCGCGCACCCGCATCTTGATTTCGGCTTCGCCGGCGGTTTCAAAAAAGCGTTTTTCAGCATGGATCCGGTCGCAAATGTTTCCCTGTTTTTCCAGTTCTAAAATTTTATGCTGATATTCTTTTTCCAGCGCGTTGTGTTGCTTCAGGCGTTCCAGGGCGGCGGAAAGCGCTTGTGCCGATTGGTCCTTTTGTTTACGGGCTTCCAGAATCTGATAGCTTAAATTTTCTGAAGATTCGACCGCCATTTCCCGGGCGCCTTCTTTATCAAGTTTTTTTCGGATCATATCCAGATTCGCCGTGTACTGGGTGATTTCGCGCTCGATGTCTTTTCGTTTTTGTTCGATGGACTGCCGCTGCTCAGGGCTTAAAAGGCTGTTTCGGAGGTCTTCCAGGGAACTGAAGCCTGATGAGGCGGCCCGGTTTAGAAGGTTTTGTTCAAGAGTTTCACATTCCGTTTGAAGGTTCCGCAGGGTCATTTGGGTTGCCTGTTTCAGTTTGCGTTTCTCCGACAGTATCCGCTGAACCAGTTGGGCTTCCTGTTTGTCCAAGGCGTCCGCTTCTTTTTGGAGGCGGTCGAGTTCCAGCGCCAAATTTTCGGCTTTTTTGGTTAAGACGATGACCAGCTCGTTCAATGCGTGTTGAATGTTTACATGGTCGAGGTATTCGACCCTTTTTTCTTCCAGACGATGTTTCAGCGCATCTTCTTTTCCCGGTTCCGGAATCGTTTCTTGAACGACTTCAAGATGCCGGCGAAGCTTTTGCACCAGTTCCGCTTCCCTTTTTCGGATTATCTGAGCTTCCTGTTGCAGCGCGGTCAACGTCTTTACGCGGCGATTTAGATCTTCCTGAAATGTTTCCGCAACCGTCTGCTTTGCGGTGAACTGCGCCGATCTCTTGTGGAAGGCCTGGTCCAATTTTACCGTCTTCTTGATATGTTTTCGAAGCTGTTTGATTTGTCTGGACTGTATTCGCAGATCTTTTTTCAGGGCTCGGATGGCTTCCACAACCGTTTTAAGATCCCCAAGAGCCCACTCGGTTTGGGTCGCCTGACGGAAACGATCCCATTGGTTGCGTATCTGCGTTAAGCGGTCATGTCGATTTTTAAGCCCGGTGATTTGATTTGTAAGGATTTTGATCTGCTTTTTAATTTTCTCAAGCTTATGTTCCTGTGCGCGCAAGACCTGTCGGGATTCTCTGCCAAAGGGCGGTTCACCGAGGACATAGGGGTGCTCGGGCGAGCCGCACAGGGGACAGGGTTCCCTGTCTTTAAGTTGTTTTCGACACGGTTCGAATCGGGCAACATGTTTGATCATCGCCAGGATATTCTGTTCCTGCTCGAAGTGTTTAAGCAAATCGTCGTATTGCTGTTTGATTGTTTCCAAGGCTTCGTTGTTGCCTGTCTTTAGTTTGGCATAGGCTTTAGCGATTTTAAGCATTGCACGATAGTTCGCCAGTTGCTCTTTCCGGACGGCAAGCGTATTTTCAAGCGCTTCCGGAGTCGTGTCGTCAAGGAGAACGGCAAGCTTGTTTTTCTGTTCGGCGTGACGGGTTTTGAGTTTTTCGGCTTTGTTTAAGAGTTTTTTGAGTTTGTGCGTTGTTTTTGCCAGCAACGCAGTTGTTTTTTGTTCGGCTTTCAAAGCGGGTTCACGGCGGGCGGTCTGCCCGGATATCTCCTGGCGGATGGATTGCAGTTGAACAAGGGCGGCGGTGATGGCGGCAATGTTGTTTGTCAGGCTTTCATCCCCGGCATGTTGCTTGAGCCAGGTTTGCGTGTTTTTCAGACGGGCTTCATTTTCAAAAATGGCCTGTCGGGTTGCCGTTTGATGCTGCAATTTGCTTTTTTGTTCGTTTTCAATCAAAAAGCGCCTCTCGGCCAAGCGCTGGAGCGCAACGTTCAGCGCTTCAATCTTTTTTTCGATTTCCAGGGTTTTTTCCACAAACTCGTGAGGATCTGCACCGGCTTTTTGATGCTGATCCGGCTC is from Candidatus Desulfatibia profunda and encodes:
- a CDS encoding AAA family ATPase is translated as MKIINVRFKNINTLKGEWEIHFDRSPLKESGLFAITGPNGSGKTTIFDAISLGLYGETFRLKNSPEQIISKQTSACYAAVTFSVNGNVFRSTWSLHATRPKSFALEMKLVELNGNERVLEDNIVAVRSRITELTGLDFKRFSRSIMLPQGEFAALLNALDNERTEILEKIVGPDIYAQFSNTVFANVETENDQLIALKEEIQNFPLLHPSQVEALQENVHQLEDDFRQAEHSLSALQTKEQHLKHCHQLLKEYEGKQIDLANARERKAQLQSDLLLLQKTMDAAPFAADLERLNHRKEKASECLNTLDKLNAEIAALQDRLKLLPQKDELHALEPDQHQKAGADPHEFVEKTLEIEKKIEALNVALQRLAERRFLIENEQKSKLQHQTATRQAIFENEARLKNTQTWLKQHAGDESLTNNIAAITAALVQLQSIRQEISGQTARREPALKAEQKTTALLAKTTHKLKKLLNKAEKLKTRHAEQKNKLAVLLDDTTPEALENTLAVRKEQLANYRAMLKIAKAYAKLKTGNNEALETIKQQYDDLLKHFEQEQNILAMIKHVARFEPCRKQLKDREPCPLCGSPEHPYVLGEPPFGRESRQVLRAQEHKLEKIKKQIKILTNQITGLKNRHDRLTQIRNQWDRFRQATQTEWALGDLKTVVEAIRALKKDLRIQSRQIKQLRKHIKKTVKLDQAFHKRSAQFTAKQTVAETFQEDLNRRVKTLTALQQEAQIIRKREAELVQKLRRHLEVVQETIPEPGKEDALKHRLEEKRVEYLDHVNIQHALNELVIVLTKKAENLALELDRLQKEADALDKQEAQLVQRILSEKRKLKQATQMTLRNLQTECETLEQNLLNRAASSGFSSLEDLRNSLLSPEQRQSIEQKRKDIEREITQYTANLDMIRKKLDKEGAREMAVESSENLSYQILEARKQKDQSAQALSAALERLKQHNALEKEYQHKILELEKQGNICDRIHAEKRFFETAGEAEIKMRVRELLLERLLENSNKHLGELSGRYYLRRRETQGLALEVEDVLQHRAHRPVNTLSGGESFLVSLSMALGLSDMTGNGRKIESLFIDEGFGCLDDETLYNVLSALKDLKNNGKMVGVISHVKKLEDEIPTKIRITKMPGGVSRLEVVA